From the genome of Sulfurovum sp. NBC37-1, one region includes:
- the bamD gene encoding outer membrane protein assembly factor BamD, protein MNFKKSLLLGIAVAFLFVGCSKDDDDVAEFNKPALYWYQQIGNSIAAGNMDKADAYYISLKSEHMRSPLMQTAMMMLAVAHMDNEEYLLAGYYLDEYNKRFGGEKNREYIEYMKLKAAFLGIKDVYKDQKLIMDSINGAGTYLLRYPGSTYTPLVKTILVRLHMAQYLLNENIAALYERTGKPEAAKIYREKNKGSVVEMADITPPEKGFIGKIFD, encoded by the coding sequence ATGAATTTTAAAAAAAGTCTGTTGCTAGGAATTGCTGTAGCGTTTCTGTTCGTGGGATGTTCCAAAGATGATGACGATGTGGCTGAGTTCAACAAACCGGCACTCTACTGGTATCAACAGATAGGAAACAGTATCGCTGCAGGAAATATGGATAAAGCGGATGCTTACTATATTTCACTTAAAAGTGAGCATATGCGTTCTCCACTGATGCAAACAGCGATGATGATGCTTGCCGTCGCACACATGGATAATGAAGAGTACCTGCTTGCAGGCTATTACCTTGATGAATACAACAAGCGTTTCGGTGGTGAGAAGAACCGTGAATACATCGAATACATGAAGCTCAAAGCGGCTTTCCTCGGTATCAAAGATGTTTATAAGGACCAGAAACTCATCATGGACAGTATCAATGGTGCAGGTACCTACCTATTGCGCTATCCCGGATCTACCTATACGCCGCTGGTCAAGACCATTTTGGTCAGACTGCACATGGCTCAGTATCTGTTGAACGAGAATATTGCAGCGCTGTATGAAAGGACAGGTAAGCCAGAAGCGGCAAAGATATACAGAGAAAAGAACAAAGGGTCTGTTGTAGAGATGGCAGATATTACCCCGCCCGAAAAAGGTTTTATCGGAAAGATCTTCGACTAA